The sequence below is a genomic window from Acidilobus saccharovorans 345-15.
CCCTGGTCCCCATGGAGAGCACCTTGCCTATGCCCTCCCTCTTTGCTATGGCCGTTATGAGCTCCCTGAAGCGCTGCGCGTCCCCAAACCTCACGCCCTCTGATGGGTCCACGTAGCCCTTCTCCGTCAGGTACGCCAGCAGGCCGAGCACGTTGCCAGTGCTTATGGTGTCCAGCCCCACGTCGTCAACCAGGGAGGCGAGCTGTATAAGCTCGTCCGGGTCCACGACGCCCGTCAGGCCGGCCAAGGCCATTGTGGTCTCGTACTCCAGCTCGTAGTAGCCCCCGTACCTCCTGGAGGTGACCACCTTGTGGCAGGCCACGGGGCAGTGGAGGCACGTGGCCCTCTTCCCGACGTAGTAGTTCTTGCTGAGCACCTCGTACCACGAGATCCTCCTCCAGCCCGGGGCCGACACCCCGGTCCAGTAGAGCGAGGGGAAGAAGCCGGTGCCGTTGGCCGCGTCTATGGTGCCCAGGGTCCCGTTGTCCCTGTAGCTTTTAGCTGCCGTCGCGAGCCTCTGGGTCATGTAGCTTATCATTGACCAGGTCCTCTCGGGGTCCGCGACCTCGATGGACCTGCCGCTCGGCACGAAGACTACAGCCTTCAGGTTCTTTGAGCCCATGACCGCGCCTCCGCCTGACCTGCCGAACTGCCTCCACGTCTCATGATTTATGGAGGCGAATGGCACCAGGTTCTCCCCCGCCGGGCCTATGACCGCCACCGCCGCCTCCTGGCCGTGGACCTCCTTAAGCGCCCTCTCGGCGTCGAAGGTCCCCATGCCCCAGAGGCCCGAGGCGTCCCTGACCTCGGCCCTGCCCCCCTCGACCACTATGTATGAGGGCCTCTGGGCCCTGCCCGTCACCATTAGCACGTCGGCCCCCGCGTACCTCATTATCACAGCCAGGGAGCCCCCCACCGTGGAGTAGCTCCACCTCCTGCTCAGCGGCGAGAAGAACACGGCCGTGGCCCTCGACGAGAGGGGTATTCCGGCGCCTGAGAGGGGGCCGGACGCAATTATGAGGGGCAGCTCCGGCGAGAGGGGGTCCTGGGGCCTGCCGTAGCCCCCCTTAAGCGCGAGCAGGAGTCCTATGCCCCTGCCCCCCAGGTAGGCCCTCACGTCCTCGTCCCTCAGCTCGTCGTACTTCACCTCGCCGCTGCCCAGGTCGACCCTTATGAGCCTGCTGAAGCTCCCCAAGCCCAGCCCCCTTTCCAGCTGAAAAAGAGAAGTATTAAGACAGCGCCCCTACGGCTCAGAACAGGGGCCTGGGTATCCTCGGGTACTTCTGCCAGTTGGTGGGGTCGTGGGTCATGAACATGTGAACCCTCTTAGATGACGTCCAGAACTTCATCTTCCTTGTGAACGACTCGAACTGGTCCCCGTTGTAGAGCAGCCAGCCCTTGCTCTCTGTCTCGAACTCCTCAGGCATGTGGAAGAAGTCGCCCATGAAGTACCACGTGTCCCCGTTGGGGGCCTCGACCTTGACAACCATGTGGCCCGGCGTGTGGCCCCCCGTGTGTATGACCTCTATGCCTGGAAGGATCTCAAGCCTCTCCTCGTCAACCAGCACCCACCTGGCCCCCTTGAGCGGCTCGAAGTCCGAGGGCACGTAGGCCCCGTACTTGCCCTCCCATATCTGGGTCAGGGCGTGCTGGAGCTCGAGCCTGTGGGCTATTAGGTAGGCGCTGTCCCTGTACATGTACGCCTGGCCGGCGTGGTCCAGGTGCAGGTGCGTGAATATTATTGCCCTTATGTCCTCGGGCTTAAGGTTCAGCTGCTTGAGCTGGTTCACCGACACGTTGTCCTGCGTGAACCTGACCACCGGGAAGGCCTCGAAGGACTCCTTGGGCCACACCCTGGCCGCGTCGGGGCTCGGGCCCGAGTCTATCATTATCCAGCCGTCCTCGTGCTCTATGAGGGCGCCTGCCATGGGGAACTCGACCCACCTCCTAGGCTTGTCCCTCTGGCCGTTCGTGGCGGGGTCGGGAAGGAACCAGCCCCACTCCGCCTGCATAAGGCCGTAGTCAAAAAGGTACGCGTGCTTGACGCCCGTCTCAGCCAACCGACTCACCCCTTGGCCTTCCCCCTTTGTCGCTCTTATTTTATATATCTTGTAAGATAAATACAGTGGGACATTAATAATTCAGGCCATGCCCAGGGTTAACACTTCAGGCAGCCCGCGAATCGCGGTGAGAGCGTGGCGTACCTGGCGTACTCGGAGCTCACGGACTCCGTGTTCGTGATAAACCTGCCCTACATCAAGTTCGGCCTAGGTGCCTCGAAGGACGTCGGCTACGAGGCCAGGAGGCTTGGCATGACAAGCGTGCTCCTGGTCGTCGGCAGGAGGCTCGCCGAGACCAAGCTGGCGGAGCAGGTGAGGGGCAGCCTCGAGTCCCAGGGCATAAAGGTGGAGGTCTTCACCGACGTCCACGTGGAGCCTGACGACGAGGCCATAGTGCAGGGCTTCTCAAAGGTCAGGGACCTCAGGCTCGACGGCTTCGTCGCCCTGGGGGGCGGCTCAACGATCGACACGGCCAAGCTGCTGAACCTCCTCTACAGCTACCCGGCGGACCTGATGGACTACGTGAACAGGCCCGTGGGCAAGGGCATGTCCCCTCCCGGCCCCCTGAAGCCCATGATAGCCATACCTACAACCGCGGGCACGGGCGCTGAGAACACCAACGTGGCCGTGCTGGACATAAAGAGGCTCCACGTGAAGACAGGCGTGAGCAACCAGTACCTCAGGCCGTCCGTGGCAATAGTGGACCCGCTGACGACGGTTAGCATGCCCCCAATGGTGACTGCCTCCACCGGGCTCGACGTGCTTAACCACGCCATAGAGTCCATAACGGCCCACCCTTACACAGCGAGGCCCGCGGTCTCACCAGCGGAGAGGCCCGTCTACGCCGGCTCAACGCCCATAGGCGACCTCTTCCTGCCGGTGATAACCTGGGCGGCCAAGTACATAAGGAGGGCCTACGCGGACCCATACGACATAGAGGCCAGGTACTACATGCAGCTCGGGGCTAACCTGGCAGGCCTGGGCTTCGGCCACGCCGGGGTCCACGTGCCCCACGCCATGGCTTACCCCATAGCTGGCATGGTGAGGGACTGGCACCCGCCGGACTACGACTTCGGCTACCCGATAGTCCCCCACGGGATAAGCACGGCAATACCCGCGGCTTACGCCTTCAGGTTCCTGGCCCCATACAACGAGGACAAGTTCAGGGCCGTCGCCAGGGCCCTGGGGCTTG
It includes:
- a CDS encoding aldehyde ferredoxin oxidoreductase family protein, with the translated sequence MGSFSRLIRVDLGSGEVKYDELRDEDVRAYLGGRGIGLLLALKGGYGRPQDPLSPELPLIIASGPLSGAGIPLSSRATAVFFSPLSRRWSYSTVGGSLAVIMRYAGADVLMVTGRAQRPSYIVVEGGRAEVRDASGLWGMGTFDAERALKEVHGQEAAVAVIGPAGENLVPFASINHETWRQFGRSGGGAVMGSKNLKAVVFVPSGRSIEVADPERTWSMISYMTQRLATAAKSYRDNGTLGTIDAANGTGFFPSLYWTGVSAPGWRRISWYEVLSKNYYVGKRATCLHCPVACHKVVTSRRYGGYYELEYETTMALAGLTGVVDPDELIQLASLVDDVGLDTISTGNVLGLLAYLTEKGYVDPSEGVRFGDAQRFRELITAIAKREGIGKVLSMGTREAARALGHPEVAIEVKGLEPAGYDPRTLKGMILTYAVAERGADHLWSSGYAIDIPGLAGGRQATGEEKVRAVMDLEERNAIYDSAVLCKFGRNAYGWSELVQVLNAVTGFSYDQASLRETAERIIVIHRYMNGTTVEDDKLPPRWLNEPVEFDGKRYVVAEEEWRRMVMTYYKLRGYDEEGRPTRETLERLGILKAAGG
- a CDS encoding hydroxyacid-oxoacid transhydrogenase, producing the protein MAYLAYSELTDSVFVINLPYIKFGLGASKDVGYEARRLGMTSVLLVVGRRLAETKLAEQVRGSLESQGIKVEVFTDVHVEPDDEAIVQGFSKVRDLRLDGFVALGGGSTIDTAKLLNLLYSYPADLMDYVNRPVGKGMSPPGPLKPMIAIPTTAGTGAENTNVAVLDIKRLHVKTGVSNQYLRPSVAIVDPLTTVSMPPMVTASTGLDVLNHAIESITAHPYTARPAVSPAERPVYAGSTPIGDLFLPVITWAAKYIRRAYADPYDIEARYYMQLGANLAGLGFGHAGVHVPHAMAYPIAGMVRDWHPPDYDFGYPIVPHGISTAIPAAYAFRFLAPYNEDKFRAVARALGLDDSGTPREVGERIFDFYLKLLEDLHVPTNLKEIGFSRSDLDGLVEGAWAQQRLLVLSPKAISKDDLRRLYSEMLE
- a CDS encoding N-acyl homoserine lactonase family protein, whose protein sequence is MAETGVKHAYLFDYGLMQAEWGWFLPDPATNGQRDKPRRWVEFPMAGALIEHEDGWIMIDSGPSPDAARVWPKESFEAFPVVRFTQDNVSVNQLKQLNLKPEDIRAIIFTHLHLDHAGQAYMYRDSAYLIAHRLELQHALTQIWEGKYGAYVPSDFEPLKGARWVLVDEERLEILPGIEVIHTGGHTPGHMVVKVEAPNGDTWYFMGDFFHMPEEFETESKGWLLYNGDQFESFTRKMKFWTSSKRVHMFMTHDPTNWQKYPRIPRPLF